The Rhodothermus marinus DSM 4252 DNA segment TCCTGCATCAGCACGTGGTTGACCCGTCGGAGGAGTTCGGCGGGCGACTGCGAGGTCTGGAGCATGGCGTAGAGCGTGCCCCGGATGTAGCTCAGAAAGCTGAACGCATAGAACTTGGCCTGCAGGCCTTTGCCCATCACGTCGCCGATCGTGATGAAGAACGAGCCGCTCGGGTGTTGCGTCCAGTCGAAAAAGTCGCCGCCGCCGTATTCCTTGGGGCTGTTGTGAAAGTAGAGCCGATAGCCCCGAACGGACGGGAGCTGTTTGGGCATGAGCTTTTTGGAAAAGTCCTGCCCGATGCGGGCATCGAGCTGGCTCTGGAAGTACTTGGTGCGTTCCAGGAGGCGTTCGATGCGGGCCAGTAGCTGGTCGATGTCGAAGGGTTTGGTGATGTAGTCGTCGACGCCCATGCGCATGCCGCGCATGCGGCTGTGCTCGTCGGCTTTGGCCGTCAGAAAGATGAACGGGATGGCACGCGTTTCCTTACGGTTTTGCAGCGCCTGCTGGAGGGCAAACCCGTCCATCTTCGGCATCATGATGTCCGAGATGATCAGGTCGGGGATCTCCTCCAGCACGAGCTGGAGGGCCTCCTCGCCGTTGGCGGCCGAGCGCACCCGGTAGTATTTGCTCAGCCGGTACTCGAGCAGGCGGCGGAGCGTGTGCTCGTCCTCGACCACTAAAATGGAATATCGAGCCATGGATCTTCGTCGTTGGCCAGCGTAAAGACCAGACGGTGTCTTCCGTCCTTCAGGCGAATGTATCTGAGTTTTTGTGTACAGGCGCGAATAAAATGGAGGCCCATGCCCCGCTCGGGAAAAGCTTCCTGAATCGACGGATTGGACTCCAGCCGTCCGTTCAGGTCGAAGCCTTCCGAATTGTCATCGATAAAGCATTCGACGATGCGACCGTTGCTGCGGATCGTTAACTCGATGGATGGCGCGCGGTTGCCAAAATGTGCGTGTTGAATTAAATTGGCCAACCACTCATGGACGGTCAGCTGGACGCGATAACGCAGGTCTTCATTTTCCGGAGGCAGCGGAAGGCCGGCATCCGGCTTCGCAAAAAGGGCGTGCACCCGGTCGATCAGATCCTCCAGGTTGTTGAATCGGTAGCGCACTTCTTTCATCATGGATTCGGGCCACGTCCAGGTAAGGGGGCGGGATCAACCGATCAACCCGGCAGCCGGAGCCTGTCGTGCCCGTCAGGTTTGCTGCAACGCCTCCTGCGCCGCTTCGACCGTGGGAAACTGCCGGAAAACCTTGTACGTTCGCGTCAACTGCACGACCACCTGTACGGGCCGCGAGACCGACGCGAAAACAACCTGGCCGTTGCGCGGCGAAACCTGCCGGTACAGGGAAAAAATGGCACCCAGTCCCGTGGAGTCCAGGATGCCCGTTTCGGAAAAATCCAGAATGAAGTTGCGGACGCCGTTCTGCACCT contains these protein-coding regions:
- a CDS encoding ATP-binding protein, producing the protein MMKEVRYRFNNLEDLIDRVHALFAKPDAGLPLPPENEDLRYRVQLTVHEWLANLIQHAHFGNRAPSIELTIRSNGRIVECFIDDNSEGFDLNGRLESNPSIQEAFPERGMGLHFIRACTQKLRYIRLKDGRHRLVFTLANDEDPWLDIPF
- a CDS encoding STAS domain-containing protein; protein product: MSFSVEPLNAETVVIRVGKALDFRNAAEFKAICQEQVQNGVRNFILDFSETGILDSTGLGAIFSLYRQVSPRNGQVVFASVSRPVQVVVQLTRTYKVFRQFPTVEAAQEALQQT
- a CDS encoding PP2C family protein-serine/threonine phosphatase encodes the protein MARYSILVVEDEHTLRRLLEYRLSKYYRVRSAANGEEALQLVLEEIPDLIISDIMMPKMDGFALQQALQNRKETRAIPFIFLTAKADEHSRMRGMRMGVDDYITKPFDIDQLLARIERLLERTKYFQSQLDARIGQDFSKKLMPKQLPSVRGYRLYFHNSPKEYGGGDFFDWTQHPSGSFFITIGDVMGKGLQAKFYAFSFLSYIRGTLYAMLQTSQSPAELLRRVNHVLMQDTVMEETFASLLILRWDPTTHEVTYANAGHCRPILVKDDRTAEVVEYSDLILGLDPNATFQDATITIPAGGGLLLYTDGLLEQRTASGEMIGEQGLCELAPKMVGAEDPVQTLLQGILSRCNSDTFDDDILFFWMERLS